Proteins found in one Cyprinus carpio isolate SPL01 chromosome B10, ASM1834038v1, whole genome shotgun sequence genomic segment:
- the LOC109085549 gene encoding katanin p60 ATPase-containing subunit A-like 1, with translation MNLTEICDNAKKGREYALLGNYDSSMVYYQGVIQQIHKHCQSLRDPALKVKWQQVRQELAEEYEQVKSLVNTLESFKVDKPVDFPNPLPEESPREPDVWPPPTPAEHRGPVQVKKPITVSKPQRKESPGMQHRGPLGRGQPNIKSERPNTRDGRGNKAKDEKSKKNAQEGAADVEQRKFDGTGYDSDLVDALERDIVSRNPNIHWDDIADLEDAKKLLREAVVLPMWMPDFFKGIRRPWKGVLMVGPPGTGKTMLAKAVATECGTTFFNVSSSTLTSKYRGESEKLVRLLFEMARFYAPTTIFIDEIDSICGRRGTSDEHEASRRVKSEILVQMDGVGGAQESDDPSKMVMVLAATNFPWDIDEALRRRLEKRIYIPLPTAQGRAELLKINLREVEVASDVDLTLIAEKIEGYSGADITNVCRDASMMAMRRRIQGLSPEEIRALSKDELQMPVTMEDFELTLKKISKSVSAADLEKYESWMSEYGSV, from the exons TGAGATTTGCGACAACGCTAAGAAAGGAAGAGAATATGCACTACTGGGGAATTATGACTCATCTATGGTGTATTATCAAGGTGTTATACAACAGATCCATAAGCACTGTCAGTCCCTCAGAGATCCTGCTCTGAAAGTCAAATGGCAACAA GTTCGGCAGGAACTGGCAGAGGAATATGAGCAGGTGAAAAGCCTTGTGAACACCCTGGAGAGTTTCAAGGTGGACAAACCCGTTGATTTCCCCAACCCTCTGCCTGAAGAGAGCCCAAGGGAACCCGATGTCTGGCCTCCCCCAACCCCAGCAGAGCACAG GGGACCTGTCCAGGTGAAGAAGCCAATCACTGTATCAAAGCCCCAGAGAAAGGAGTCACCTGGCATGCAGCATCGCGGCCCCTTGGGCAGAGGTCAGCCGAACATCAAATCAGAGAGACCGAACACCCGTGACGGCCGTGGAAATAAAGCTAAGGATGAAAAA AGTAAGAAGAATGCCCAGGAGGGTGCTGCTGATGTGGAACAGAGGAAGTTTGATGGCACAGGCTATGACAGCGATCTGGTGGATGCACTGGAGAGAGACATTGTGTCCCGGAATCCCAATATCCACTG GGATGACATAGCAGATCTGGAAGATGCCAAAAAGCTGCTGAGAGAGGCAGTGGTCCTGCCTATGTGGATGCCAGACTTCTTCAAGGGGATCCGCCGGCCGTGGAAG GGGGTGCTGATGGTGGGCCCTCCAGGCACAGGAAAGACCATGTTGGCTAAAGCAGTTGCAACTGAATGTGGCACaacatttttcaatgtttcatCCTCTACGCTGACCTCAAAGTACAGAGGAGAGTCTGAGAAACTCGTGCGGCTCCTTTTTGAAATG GCTCGTTTTTACGCCCCTACAACAATTTTTATTGATGAGATTGACTCTATTTGTGGGAGACGGGGCACATCAGACGAACATGAGGCCAGTCGCAGAGTGAAGTCAGAAATACTCGTGCAGATGGACG GTGTAGGAGGTGCTCAAGAGAGTGACGATCCCTCTAAAATGGTAATGGTCCTGGCTGCCACTAACTTCCCCTGGGACATTGATGAGGCTCTAAGGAGAAGACTGGAGAAGAGGATCTATATTCCACTACCCACTG ctcaaggtcgagcagaacTCTTAAAGATCAACCTAAGGGAAGTTGAAGTGGCTTCTGATGTGGATCTCACCCTCATCGCTGAGAAAATAGAGGGTTATTCAGGAGCTGACATCACCAACGTCTGCAG AGATGCATCAATGATGGCGATGCGAAGGAGGATCCAGGGTCTGAGTCCAGAGGAGATCCGTGCTCTTTCTAAAGATGAGCTGCAGATGCCAGTCACCATGGAGGACTTTGAGCTTACACTCAAAAAGATCTCAAAATCCGTCTCGGCTGCAGACCTGGAGAAATACGAGTCCTGGATGTCTGAGTATGGGTCTGTGTAA